CTTTCCTCTTCCTTCATTTCAGattcttcattttctgttgAGCTGTCATTGACACTTTTCTTTGGGGGCCTCCCTCTGCGACCTAAACACATAGAAGTTTGAATTTCTTGCCAATTGGAACTATTTTGGCTCAAGCACTCACCGGTACCAGCTGAAGAAGTTTTAGGTGTCTTTTTGGGggattttttctctttcttggcTGGGGGTGGGGATGCTGCAGGGACTACTTTTGCACCCGACCTTGTTCTCCGTCTACCTTGATCTTCTCCATCTTCTTTGTATCCCATTTCCTGTGGTAGTACAACAAGATTTTGCCATTAATTGCAATATATGTAACCAAACTATCTGAATAACATACTTTGAGCAGTGCTTCACCTTCTTGGGTGGTCCGTTCCAAAGCAGACAGTTTCTTCACCAAACCCTTCTTTCCTTTGGCATCAGCACCATCatgctacaaaaaaaataagaatgccTTCTTTATTGATGCGTGAAATATTCCGTTTGGGTGAAGGTATtcaattcaataaaaataaaaatttcccgCCAAAAGACGATTCATTCGACACTATATCCAAACATGTAAAACTACACttcaaaaaacaagaaaaaaaggtaaaacgtAGCCAGCAAACAATTTGTGGAAGAATCACATTCAAAATTCGTAAAACTTATTTTCCGATTAGGACAACTAGGCGATCTCAATCGGACATGCCCAAACGGCAGAATCCACAGGCATAGAGACCTAGCCGCCAATGGCTTTCCTTTCCTACCCTGACCCGAACGTTGTGGCAAACCCAGTTCAAtgtattggttttttttcaaaccattAGCGACCTTGATTATCACTTCGCATACCTGATTGTTTTCGGACACAACCTCAGCCACTTCACTTGACATTTTAAATGGTATCTCGGattattttgaataataactCAGTTGGAAAACggaaactcaaagccaaaccGGCGAACACGGGGTAGTAAACAACACAACGCCAGAGGACGCTTCGATACCCAAGCGGTTTTTAACTTTGTAAAAATTGCCGTCAAAGATGGCGTTAGTCACGTGACTTTAAATGCATGCGTTAGCGCCAGATTGTTGATATTgtctttttcaatgaaaacgagttttcagaaattcaaattttttgcCACGAATGAATCGAGTATATTGTTTAGTTGGTCAATGTAAAAGTCTGAAAACGGCTGATTTTCTTGCGTCGTATAAAGTGATATTTTAATGGCATaacaaattaaataaataatgaaggtGAAATAAGAATAATTTCAAAATCGATATATAGGAACAATGTGTCGCGCAGGGAAATCAAGGAGAGACAAATGAGTgtagggagaaagaaaaacctatTTTGTTCGCTTTTTTTAAACCTGCGGGTATTTTGcgcgtcattttttttttttcaatttcctttgttGAACGTTCACAATTTCATATCGATCAAATTGGGTGCCGTATCAATTGAACTTCTTCCGGCTGTGGAGCCGACAGAAGCGCTACTGACGGCCGACGAAGACGGCCGAGACCGGACGCAGCGGTAGACGTAAGCCGAGATGCTGACATCGTCACCCGCACGTAAACAACGCTCTAGAGGTCGGTTGCATTGGCAGCTATTAAGTAAAACGGATTcaacaaatgttttaaatcaaatatcaCACACGTAGCATTATTTCAATCAAACTTACATGTTTCGAACAAAGTAGTCCATTTGGCGTGTGTTTGAATTGTAAACTCCCCAGCTGCTCGTCGATCAAATTACAAAACGTTCAAGTGTATAGTGATATCGTTGCAATAGAATTCGAATACAATAACGTACCCACAAGGAGTGTGGAAACCGCAGAATGTTACTTGACCGCTCTGTCTCTAAACGTTTTCATGAACaaagaagcagaaaaattcTGATTATTTAGAAATACAATTTCTTTATTAGGAAATATTGAGAACCGTTACAACCTTTGCGACGCTCATAGGTCGAGCAGAGTGGATGACAAGCAACAAACTGAAGAGGGCCAATCGCAAAGCAGCACTCATGTTGttgatttggtttttgtttgattccgTCCAAAAGTACTTGTACGAATGATATAAAGCTCTTGTGTACAACAAGCTTAACAATCTGAGTTTAATAATCTTTTTTATGAAAAGTTGGATGACGTACTCGACAGAAGCAGCGGGTTCGACTGAATGAAAACGCTCAGAGTCGCACGGTCTTTTTATACTGCGACCCGGCCTTCTGTTGCATTTAGCTCCACCCACGCAGGTAACGtctgtctttcttttctctaatACCTTTACAGGGAAATACAATGCTCAATAAGTTCAGTAGCATGTAGAAGCCGAAACGCATATATGAACTTAACTTGCAACAATTCTATGGACTTGAAGCATTCTCCTACATTACCTCCAACGTTATAAACCTGTCTCTTTTATCTTGACCAAGAAGACGATTGCTTGTTTTTGATTGGACGcctcagtttttttaaaagaggtaagaaaacaaagagaaaaggggCTCTCCAACTGCCGTTTCCGGTGGTCACAagtcacaaagaaaaagaaagaaagagttTGACTAGATCAAAGACCTTTTGGTTTGCCATACAGACGTAATGGCCTAATGAATTAGGAaccaaatgaaatgaaaaaaagagtgaaTTCAGGTTGCAATAGCATCTCTTAAATTGATGATTCGTTGCGTCGGTTAACTCTAGGTATACTACGCCATTGGCAAAGTTTTTTCAACTGctaaaaaaatgatgacaGACAATGGTGAGATTGTGCCATGGCTGACGCAATCCATCACGGACACCCGTCAGCCTATCCAAACCTACTTGTAAACTAGAAATTCAAGAACAAGAGGCAACAAAAATaggtcgtcatcgtcgtctcTGATACCACTCCATATCACAatattaaaatacaaaataaataaatatggTGACTGACTCGGCAAAAGATCGAACCATGTCAGACcgttttgaaagaaaaatcctgAATGGATTATCTCCACCAACAGCGCACTTTTTAAAACTACGAAGTGCTGAAAAATAGAGATATTTCACACAACCAGATTGACGTTTGAGCATCTTccgttctctcttttttttttcctatcagCAGAAAATCCTTTCAAGATTTTGTGTCATTAGCCTTTCCATTGAACTAAACACAGATTGAAATGGAATCCTATAACTAAAGGATCACGCCTTATTCCCAACATGAAAACATTACTTGcgtaaaaggaaaatttagGAAAGTTAGAGTTAATCGATGCTCACGCCGGAAACAATTGAATTATATCACTTGGGCCTACGTGTTAGAGACCCCCAACATATGTGAAGCAGAAATAGAAGGATCACGAGCGTCGTCATAGATTACGATAAACATAATGCGCAGAAGTCGAGTCCTAGGCTTATTATAGTATTTGGAGTAGAAAGACTCTATGACTTACGATAAATGTCGCAATGGCCGCCCAACACTCGTGTTGTTCTTATGAGAATCAGATCATTCAGTGTTTTGGTCTGTTGGAAATGTCATCTCTTGCGCTATCTGTAATCCAATTACGGGTCAAGATCGGGCGCGATTTGATAGGTCAAAACCAAACTGAGACGTAGTTTCAAGACCTTGCATAAGCAATTCATACAACTGGGTTACTCAACCATAAAATGTTATATAGCCTCTTATAAATAAGTCAGACATCCGTTACCATAGACATGTTTAGCAATCTGTAGGAAGACGGAACGAGCCTCTTGATGGATTGGTTGAACcaacttgttgttgttgttgctttccCGGCAACTTGTGGGTTTCGTTTTCAATTAAGTAATGAAGAAGCTGAGCTTTTGGCTACGACGccactaaaaaaattattctaagGCTTCTTCGAACGTCAATGCACTTGTTTCTTGGGAATCACTACAAGCGCATTGATTCATTCACTCTTTTCCGCtcctaaaagaaaattcattgcCATCAGCTTTGCCATCAGGGTGTCCAACAGATATAGCATATACAGTTACCCTTGGGCGTGCCACTAGCCAATTCTTTGAATCCCGCGAGCCACCTTACGCCATCTGTTAATCCTTAATGTGACTTGGTGACATACGAGTGGAACTGtcaaagataaaataaaaataaaacaaatagaaatgaGACGTGGGTGTCACCTTGACCGGTTtgcaaagaaagaaacccCTTTTTGCACAACATGCAGCTTAGAAAATCATGCATACAAGGCGAAAAGCTCCGAGGAAGTACCGAAATAATGACGAGTGTTATACAATACCTTGTGCATGGTACTCACTGCATTTGACATAATGGCAGCAGGGTTATTCATGAATGTTTCACACATCCTGGTTTCGCATCCTGTGGGCTGGGTTTCACTTCCTGTGATAGAGCGGATCTTTGATTAGCTTTGCTGtcacaataaaaatttaaaaacattatttttgcccctttttttgaaattttagattGCTAATGAAAAATTCAGTAGACATGATTCACCGGAAAGGGGTTAAAACCCAACTGTACTACTACTAACAAGCTATTCTCGGTAATCATTATTCGGTCACAACTCAACCACGAGACGAGCAGATTAAGATTCAGAGTGCACTCCATACACGCAGTAAGATTGTCATTAAGCTGCGGCCACGTGAGAGCAatcaatgtttattttgactgcgtagttctttctttctcccaCAACATGGCGGTCTCGAAATTTCCGCAAAACCCAACCACCATTATTTAAAGCCAATTTCTCAACATCCAACAAATGGAGACTACTTCCAGTGAATGCACCGAAGTACCAAAATTCTACAGAAGTAAGTCCATTTTCCCAAAAATCTAAAATCAAcgttgaaaacgaaaatcttTACATTCTTTGACAATGCATGAGACTAGGCGGGAAAGGTAACATGCAAAACATACATCGACTCTTTTTATAGCGAAAATTGGTCATGTAATGTGACTTTTCCTACTTTTAACTTCCAAAACCACGTAACGTTCCTAGGATGCTTGTTTGATCGATTTCACCAAAGCCGATAAACAAACAGGCGTGTGTGTCTAGAAACTGCGTCGTTTCATGCTGGAGAGGTATTTCGCCACCACGCGgcgttagatggcgttgaatCGCATAGCAATAGCAATCGTGTTTCATTGGCTCTAGAACCCCATTGTCGTTCCCAACCCCCTAGTGCAGCAGAGCTCACCACGAACTCgtgttcatttttgttttattcttccGTCATCGTTTGAGCAAACTACACATATGTTTACAATTTGGCCAAATCCATTGGTCTTGGTAAACATTTAACTatacaaaaatattactttcATCTAAATTGATGTGCAACTGCATTACGTGTTATGTCGAATGCAGATACACTCATCCATCTCTTCGCTGGCGGGTAAGATTTGTTAGTTTCGGTTCACTTCTTACGTGCCTAGTCGGCTGAAAACTTCTGGCCCCTTTGTGATCCGAAATGGCACCAACatccttttccttgttttagGCGTAGTAAAAGTAGTGCTACGGCAGAAGAGGGGTGCTTAAATTTAGAATGTATCGTAAgtaaaatgattttgtttccTGCCTCCGGCAAAAATGTAGGGGAGATGTTTTTGTCCTTACCTTTTCTACCCATAATTACAATTTGATGTTTAACCATTTTActatctcttttcttttaaactaGTTTCACCTTCTTGCTTCTAAAATGCAAATGTATTTTCAGCTGTTTCCTAGATGATTATCATCTTTGTCTTTTGCTCCTATTTTTGAGTCATCGAACTGTATTGAACACAAAATCTTTGAATTACAAGTAAATTCTTTTTACCCCATCATTTGTGGTTAGCAATTTCAACTCTTAAAATAAACCATTTTTTGGTTATGTAacacctattttttttttatttaagacGCTTTTGGTCAGACAGTGGACGCATTGACCCGTTCCCAAGACACGTACGACTCGccttttaatatattttgctTTTATGTTATTGCAGGGTTGGCGGAACAGTGGGAGCCATCGTGACTTGCCCACTTGAAGTCATAAAAACTCGCCTGCAATCTTCTTCCTGCGAAGTCCAATCCAATGCAGTGCGTACCCTACGAACGGCCACCGCATCAAACGCAGGATGTAACGCAAGTCACATGTATTTTACTCCAGAAATGAACTGGAACGTCTATTACCATCATCAGCAATGTACGTCGATTAATTCGCGATTGGCAGTTTTCCCTGAATCCGTCCTACAATGGCAGGCTTCGACTTCCTCTGCTCAACCGAAAGGGGCCCTCTCCTGTTTTCGGTAAAAATTCTATGAAACAAATAGGAACGGCATATGCAATTCCCTTAGTACTTCAATTGACTTGTTTACCTGCCCCCaataaaatagataaaagGAGAACTATGGAACGAGATATGCTATTTATTGTTGTTTCAATaacgaaacatttttgttttattgaaaaactaaatttttaactatcaaatttttaactttctcACGTAGGCACTTGATCGAGCAAGAAGGGTGCCGCGCGCTGTTCAAAGGTTTGGGACCCAATCTCATTGGAGTGGCGCCCACCCGAGCTTTGTATTTTTGCACCTATTCAACGGCCAAACGGAAATTCAACCAGATAATGACGCCTGATTCTCACCTTGTTCATATGTGTTCGGCCGGTTCTGCAGGTAAAAAATCAATATCATACTACTCGGCAGCAGacaatttctcttttcgtgACTAGTCGGGGTTGGTTCTTTAGCCACACCTTTCGGGGAAAGAAGGACGGCCTTGTATTAGTTTTAGTTTTCAGTACGTGTAGGGACATTTTTAAAGTGTCAATCGCTTTGGCACTTTCTTGGACAAATTCGTATCTGAGTTTTGTACTGcaattaacaaaacaaaaagaaaaagtagctTTAGGAATAAAATATCCATTGAACACCATTGACTGCTTTCATAAGAGCATAAATACCGTATGCAGGACACGAACAAAGGGTTAAGAAACTAGACGTATTCAACTCAGTCAtatctttctttcctttttccgtATTAAACGTGATTCACACTTACAATTTATCTCTCAGTCTGTTGCGTCGTCTCTCAACCCCACCTACTTTCGGAAAATGTCTgggatatttttaaaaactccaAGCGGTCCACGTGTACATGGCGTGTTCACGTCGACCCGCAAAGGCTTGGGCTTGCTCCAAGGTTTTGCTGAGCTTGCTTTTGAATACATTATCGCTAGGGCACTATTACGTAGTCCACCTATATAGCCGCCCAACATTCGCGGACATGGCGCATTTTCCCGTTTCGGCCTTGGGACGGTTAAGGAACTTTGTCTACGTCATTcgcaaattcaaaaaatccaTAAATTatagatctttttttttcgataaagGTTTCGTGTCTTGCACTCTAACCAACCCAATTTGGTTCGTCAAAACTCGGCTGCAGCTCAATCGCAATAGAAATGTCACGGCTTGGCAGTGCATTGCCAACATCTACCGCAGTCAGGTGATTACCTAGAAGTGCTTGTTACGTAACACGTTCATCTCGTCAAatcttattttaaaatgtttatctttttaGGGTATGGTCGGTTTTTACCGAGGCATCACAGCTTCATATTTTGGCATCTCAGGTAACTCAATATTCTTGGTATGGAAGTGAGATCGGAGGATTAATGTTTCATCTTATGTGATTACAGAAACCATTATTAAGTTTGTACTTTACGAGTACCTCAAAGTGACCCTACAGCAGTGGCGGGAAACACAAGCAGACAGTTCGATGAGCAACTATGTTGCGCTTGATTACATGATAGCTGGGGCCATCAGTAAAACAATGGCTTGTAGTCTTTCATACCCTCATGAAGTTGTTAGGACCAGATTGCGTGAAGAAAATTCGCGCTATAGAGGATTTTTTCAGACGTTGCACACAGTCTTCCGAGAGGAAGGCTACAGAGGACTCTATCGTGGACTGTCGACTCAGTTGGTGCGTCAGATTCCCAATACGGCCATCATGATGACCACTTATGAAGCTGTAGTTTACCTGCTCAAGAGGtaacttttaaagaaaaaatactaAATGATAGTTCAAAAATTATTCATACTAATTCTTACAGTTTGGTTGACGATAAAAGATATACCGAATCagaataaaaacgaatattCCGGTCGGTGCTTCAAGTCTCCACACATGTAATCTCCCTTTGCCCCAGTTATTTTTCATCCCCTTGTGTCTCGCGCAAAATACGGAATTGTGATAGTTATTCTGACTGTTTAGAGGTGCCTTTTTTCCTAGCtccgttgaaaaaaaaaaacttagaaaaaaaaaaaatatgtaaagaTCTTGTACAGTATGACTAGTCATTCGTTATTCACTAGTTATTTTGCGCCATATATCGATCATGCTACAATATTGAAATGTACAAAATGTACTTCCATTACAAACCTTGGAAGAATTCttaataaatttgttttaaaatcgTTTGATGGAATTATGATCTTATTATATGGATACAACGACCAGCCACCTAAAATATATTCAGTCATCAATTAATGAGTCGACAAAACAAATTGTGGATCAAATATCAGGCTTCATTTTGACGATTCTTCTACTTAAAACATCTATAACCAACCACATGATTAGATTCCACCGCCTTTGGCGTTCTTCAGACCGAGAATATGTTGCTTGTAAAACGTGTTCATCTGTTCAAGGAAAATAAAGGTGAGTACAGTGTGCGGACCAATGCGAGCGTAGTATGGCGTGAATCCTTTCCACAGGGCAAAGATACCCTCGGTGCGCACTACACGACCTAAGACATCAACTGCACCCTTGTATTCTGGCTTGCCGTCAATAAACCTCATGTTCTGAAGTCTAAATAAATGTCAAAATTATTAGTTAATCAGCATTTCCAATAAAGGGAATCTGTCACCTACCTAGTTTTGGCAATGTCGACGGGCATGGATGCGGCCGTCGTAACAAGGCCGCTAATCATGGAAGCCCAAAAGTGAAGAACGACGTTTTCGCTAAAATAGCCTAAAGTAAACGgcgatttttttgttatcattattactatttttgaaattcactTGTAGAAAGTAACCCCGCTTACCGGTTGACATTAGAGATTGCTTGGCTTGGGAATATGAGGCAAGTTGGGCAGCATTAACCACCATGGCTCTCGCCATGGTTGGTATCGCTCCTCTCCAAAGTGTGAATAATCCTTCTTCTCTAAGCATCCTAACCAATGCATCACCTACATGCTTGTAATTCCTTCTGTCTGCCTCTGGCAATCTTCCATCTGCTGTCATACGAATAAGGGCAACCTAAAAAGTACTTCAGAAATTAAAGATGTTGTTACCATGGGCATTTTTCTACTAAAATTACTTCTGCTGGAGTTCCCACAAATGCTCCAACTACTCCTGCTGCCATTCCAAGAACAGCTTTCGTAGCAAAACCAGGTGGTTTACCATCAGGACTgtataaaaaataagataactTCAATGAAGTACAAAGCCCAAGATATAGTATGTAGAACTTTCAACCTGCTCATTGAGTCAAAAAGCCATGTATAAATCCCAAGCCTAGTAGTGGTGTATGTTGCCTGTCTAAGAAGACCAGCAGATAAACCAGAGTACATTCCAGAAATCCCTTCTTTCAACATAATAGATCTGATGGCATGCAAAGTGTTTCTGTGTTCTTTGGCTTTGCCACCTTCACCACTCAACTGCATTCTGTTTTTAATGAGGTCCATCGGTTGGACAAAAAGTGTTGCAGCCATTCTAAAAACAATAGAAGTTTACTAACAAACTTATTTTATAATAATaccaataaaagaaaatttatgaaTTACCCTGACAAACCTCCAATGGCAAACCTCACTGGCTTTGGCATCTGAGCTTcacccatttttcttttctcttttttttttcttttcttctggcaGTGAAATACAATAATTTCTTAAAACAATAATGCGGAATCAAGAACTGTGAACAGATCTAACACGTAACCCACTCTAGTCCCATAACAGATAC
The nucleotide sequence above comes from Daphnia carinata strain CSIRO-1 chromosome 3, CSIRO_AGI_Dcar_HiC_V3, whole genome shotgun sequence. Encoded proteins:
- the LOC130698443 gene encoding serrate RNA effector molecule homolog translates to MSSEVAEVVSENNQHDGADAKGKKGLVKKLSALERTTQEGEALLKEMGYKEDGEDQGRRRTRSGAKVVPAASPPPAKKEKKSPKKTPKTSSAGTGRRGRPPKKSVNDSSTENEESEMKEEERTEVSIEEAKDDTKPIEESANKDEEKQETEKQATEKQETEENNKKENNDAATTSEPVKEKEDSSEPKKESKASE
- the LOC130698448 gene encoding uncharacterized protein LOC130698448 produces the protein MSAALRLALFSLLLVIHSARPMSVAKRQSGQVTFCGFHTPCGWGVYNSNTRQMDYFVRNICQCNRPLERCLRAGDDVSISAYVYRCVRSRPSSSAVSSASVGSTAGRSSIDTAPNLIDMKL
- the LOC130698436 gene encoding solute carrier family 25 member 36-A-like isoform X2, producing the protein MHRSTKILQKVGGTVGAIVTCPLEVIKTRLQSSSCEVQSNAVRTLRTATASNAGCNASHMYFTPEMNWNVYYHHQQCTSINSRLAVFPESVLQWQASTSSAQPKGALSCFRHLIEQEGCRALFKGLGPNLIGVAPTRALYFCTYSTAKRKFNQIMTPDSHLVHMCSAGSAGFVSCTLTNPIWFVKTRLQLNRNRNVTAWQCIANIYRSQGMVGFYRGITASYFGISETIIKFVLYEYLKVTLQQWRETQADSSMSNYVALDYMIAGAISKTMACSLSYPHEVVRTRLREENSRYRGFFQTLHTVFREEGYRGLYRGLSTQLVRQIPNTAIMMTTYEAVVYLLKSLVDDKRYTESE
- the LOC130698436 gene encoding solute carrier family 25 member 36-A-like isoform X3 is translated as MSNADTLIHLFAGGVGGTVGAIVTCPLEVIKTRLQSSSCEVQSNAVRTLRTATASNAGCNASHMYFTPEMNWNVYYHHQQCTSINSRLAVFPESVLQWQASTSSAQPKGALSCFRHLIEQEGCRALFKGLGPNLIGVAPTRALYFCTYSTAKRKFNQIMTPDSHLVHMCSAGSAGFVSCTLTNPIWFVKTRLQLNRNRNVTAWQCIANIYRSQGMVGFYRGITASYFGISETIIKFVLYEYLKVTLQQWRETQADSSMSNYVALDYMIAGAISKTMACSLSYPHEVVRTRLREENSRYRGFFQTLHTVFREEGYRGLYRGLSTQLVRQIPNTAIMMTTYEAVVYLLKRYTESE
- the LOC130698436 gene encoding solute carrier family 25 member 36-A-like isoform X1, whose protein sequence is MSNADTLIHLFAGGVGGTVGAIVTCPLEVIKTRLQSSSCEVQSNAVRTLRTATASNAGCNASHMYFTPEMNWNVYYHHQQCTSINSRLAVFPESVLQWQASTSSAQPKGALSCFRHLIEQEGCRALFKGLGPNLIGVAPTRALYFCTYSTAKRKFNQIMTPDSHLVHMCSAGSAGFVSCTLTNPIWFVKTRLQLNRNRNVTAWQCIANIYRSQGMVGFYRGITASYFGISETIIKFVLYEYLKVTLQQWRETQADSSMSNYVALDYMIAGAISKTMACSLSYPHEVVRTRLREENSRYRGFFQTLHTVFREEGYRGLYRGLSTQLVRQIPNTAIMMTTYEAVVYLLKSLVDDKRYTESE
- the LOC130698436 gene encoding mitochondrial carrier protein Rim2-like isoform X4, with protein sequence MYFTPEMNWNVYYHHQQCTSINSRLAVFPESVLQWQASTSSAQPKGALSCFRHLIEQEGCRALFKGLGPNLIGVAPTRALYFCTYSTAKRKFNQIMTPDSHLVHMCSAGSAGFVSCTLTNPIWFVKTRLQLNRNRNVTAWQCIANIYRSQGMVGFYRGITASYFGISETIIKFVLYEYLKVTLQQWRETQADSSMSNYVALDYMIAGAISKTMACSLSYPHEVVRTRLREENSRYRGFFQTLHTVFREEGYRGLYRGLSTQLVRQIPNTAIMMTTYEAVVYLLKSLVDDKRYTESE
- the LOC130698439 gene encoding mitochondrial 2-oxoglutarate/malate carrier protein-like: MGEAQMPKPVRFAIGGLSGMAATLFVQPMDLIKNRMQLSGEGGKAKEHRNTLHAIRSIMLKEGISGMYSGLSAGLLRQATYTTTRLGIYTWLFDSMSSPDGKPPGFATKAVLGMAAGVVGAFVGTPAEVALIRMTADGRLPEADRRNYKHVGDALVRMLREEGLFTLWRGAIPTMARAMVVNAAQLASYSQAKQSLMSTGYFSENVVLHFWASMISGLVTTAASMPVDIAKTRLQNMRFIDGKPEYKGAVDVLGRVVRTEGIFALWKGFTPYYARIGPHTVLTFIFLEQMNTFYKQHILGLKNAKGGGI